A window of Cystobacter fuscus DSM 2262 genomic DNA:
CGCGCTCGACCCTCGTGACCATCGACGGGATGGGGCACACGATTTCACGCGCGGTCGTCCCCCCGCTCGCGGCGGCGCTCCTGAACCACCTCGAGACCGTGGAGGGCCTGGCCGGTTGACGCGGGAGGAGCCCTGGGTGGGCTAGGCCGCTGCGTTTGTCGGCTTCTGCTCTCGTGCCGCTCGCCGGAACAGCAGGGCGGATGCGAGCCACAGCGTGGCGAAGAAGCCCGTCGGCAGCAGCAGGTCGTTCGGCCGGATCGGCTCACCGGCGCCAGCGCCGCCAATCAGTGCGATGAGGGCCACCACCACCTGGGCGAGTGCCATGGCGCACAAATCGCGCGCCATGCCAGCCGGATGGAAGCGCGCGATGATGGCTCCGATGATGCCAACGGCGAGCACTCCGCCAAACATCAGGTTGGCGTCATTGTCCTCGCTCCCGATGATCCCGACGGCGGCGTTTGCCCAGACGAGAAGAAACGCGCCCGCGAGCGCAACGCCGACGGCGGCGCGGTAGGCGGCGCTGCCGCTCTTCCTCGCCAGCAACTCATAGGTGCCGCCGACACCGAGCAGGAGCGCGCCGAAGAACGCGAAGTCGGCCCCGTCCCACTTCACCTCATCGGTGAACTGCATGGCGACCAGTGGCAGCAGCATCAGCACCCCGGCGCCTGCCCAAGCGAAGATCCGCGGTCGCCGCGTGCGCTGCCCGTGACCCTGTTCATAGACGTCTGCCATGTCCGTGCCTCCGTGAAGGTTGGCAAAAGCTAATGCGCCCCATGCCGCGGATGAAGCGATGCTTCGGAGGAATATTCGTGCAGAACCCGTGCAGGCCGTGGGCGCCTCGGTGGAGGCGCCGCCCTCGCCATGTCGAGCTTTTACCTCAGGAAGGCATTGTTCTCGCTGAACCGCTGATGGTGCCAGAAGGGGTAGGCGGGGGGCGTGGCGCTCGCCGCGTCGAGCTTCGCCACCTGCTTCGGGGTGAGGTTCCAGCCGAGCGCGCCCAGGTTCTGGCGCAGTTGCTCCTCGTTGCGTGCGCCGATGATGACGTTGGCGACCGTCGGCCGCTGCAGCAGCCAGTTGATGGCCACCTGCGGCACCGTCTTGCCGGTCTCCGCCGCCACCTCGTCGAGCGCATCCACGACCCGGTAGAGGTGCTCCTCGGGAATCTGGGGGCCGCCCGCGGCCGTCTGGGCGTTCTGGAGCCGGGTGCCCTCGGGCAGGGGCTGGCCGCGGCGGATCCTGCCCGTCAACCGGCCCCAACCCAACGGGCTCCAGGCGACCGCGCTGACCTTCTGATCGAGCCCCAGCGGCATCAGCTCCCACTCGTAGTCGCGCCCGACGAGCGAGTAGTACGCCTGGTGGGCCACGTAGCGCGCGAGGTTGTGGCGCTCCGACACGGCCAGCGACTTCATGAGGTGCCAGCCCGGGAAGTTCGAGCAGCCGATGTAGCGGATCTTCCCGGCGCGCACGAGGTCGTCGAGCGTGTTGAGTGTCTCCTCGACGGGGGTGATGGGGTCGAAGCCGTGGAGATGGAAGAGATCGATGTAGTCGGTGCCCAGACGGCGCAGGCTCCCCTCGACCGCGCGGATCAGGTGGTAGCGCGACGAGCCCACGTCGTTGGGACCGGGGCCCGCGCGGAGGGTGGCCTTGGTGGAGATGATCGCCCGCTCACGGCGGCCCTTGAGCGCCTGGCCAAGGATCTCCTCGGCCATTCCGCCCGAGTACACGTCGGCCGAGTCGAACATGTTCAGCCCGGAGTCGAGTGCGATGTCGACGAGCCAGGTGGCCTCCTTCACGTCACTGCTGCCAAAGCCCTTGAAGAACTCGTTGCTGCCTCCGAACGTCCCCGTGCCGAGACTGAGGACGGGAACCTTGAAGCCCGAAGCGCCGAGTTGTCTGAATTCCATGGAGGAGACCTGCTTGTTGGGGCCCGCGTTCGTGCGGAGCGGCCCCCACGCTACCCAAGCGAACGGGGAGGACTCCAGGGCACGGGGTAACCCACCGCGGTCGTGGGGAATACCCGTGCCGTCATGGCAGACTCGCGCACCATGCGACTTTCCCACGCGCTGACCCTGTCACTCACGGCCCTCGCGACGCTCGCGGCCCATGCCGCGGCGCCCGCCGCCCCCTCGCTGCCGCCGGGCTACTGGCCCGAGGAGAAGGTGGCGGAGATTCTCGCCAAGACGGAGGAGGTGCGGCTCGCGCCCGACCTCTCGCGCCTCACGGCCGACGAGCAGGCGGCGGTGAAGGAGCTGCTCGAGGCGGGACAGATCCTCCAGGGACTCTATGAGACCTCGCGCCATCACCAGGCGCTCGCCTCGCACGCGAAGCTCCAGGCGCTGGACAGGAAGCTGGGCAGCCCCAAGCGCACGCAGGAGCTGCTCACTCTGTACCGGCTCTACCAGGGTCCCATCGCGAGCACGCTGACCAATGCGCGCGAGCCCTTCCTGCCCGTGGACCCGCAGGTGCCGGCGCGCAACGTCTACCCGCCGGACGCCACACGCGCGGAGGTGGACGCCTACCTCGCCGCGCACCCCGAGCAGCGCGAGTCCCTCCTGGGCGAGCTGACGGTGGTGCGCCGCGCCACCACGGACAACCTGCGCCAGGATCTCAAGGTGCTCCAGGCGCACCCCGTGCTGGACACGCTGCACCCCGGGCTGCGCGAGTCGCTCCAGGTGCGAGCGAAGCAGCCGGATGCCAAGGCGCTGTATGCGGTGCCGTACGCGGTGGCCTACGGGCCGGAGATGGTGAAGGTGTACGGCCTGCTGATGCGCGCGGCGGAGCATGTACGGGCGAGCGACGAGGAGCTGGCGCGCTACCTGCGCAACCGCGCGCGCGACATGCTCAGCAACGACTACGAGAGTGGCGACGCCGCGTGGGTGACGGGCCGCTTCAAGAAGCTCAACGTGCATTTCGGTGCGTATGAGACGTATGACGACGCGCTCTACGGCGTGAAGGCCTTCTACGGCGTGTCCGTGCTGCTGCTGAACGAAGACGCCACGCGCGAGCTGCGCAAGCGGCTGAGCGGCCTGCAGGGCGTGGAGGACGCGCTGCCCTACACCGCGAAGAAGCAGGTTCGCGAGGACATCCCCGTGGGCGTGTACGAGGTGGTGGCGGACTTCGGCCAGGCGCGCGGCACCAACACGGCGACGATTCTTCCCAATGATCCGCTCTACTCGCGCCGCTACGGCCGCACCATCCTCCTGCGCGAGAACATCATGAGGAACCCGGAACTCTTCGCCGCGGACGAGCGCATCTGGCGCACCGCCACGGTGGACGCGCACGCGAAGGATCTCACCTCCGAGGGCAACTTCCAGCGCACGCTCTGGCACGAGGTGGGCCACTACCTGGGGCCGGACCGCGACGCGAAGGGCCGCACGCTGGACGTGGCGCTGGAGGACTACGCGGACGCCATGGAGGAGATGAAGTCGGACCTGGTGAGCCTCTTCGCGCTGCACGCCTTCAACAAGAGCGGCTCGTTGGACGCCGCCAGCCTGCGTGCCGTGCAGGCCTCGGGCATCCGTCGCACCCTGCAGAACGTGCGCCCGCGCGAGGACCAGCCCTACCAGCGCATGCAGCTTTTGCAGTTCAACTGGTTCCTGGACCACGGCCTGATTCGCGCGGATCCGAAGACGGCGCGCCTCACGATTCAATACGACAGGTACGTGGACACCGTGGGCTCGCTGCTCGAGGAGGTACTCGCGCTCCAGCACGCGGGCGACAAGGCAGCCACCGCGAAGTTCTTCGAGCGCTGGAGCACGTGGACGCCCGAGCTGCACGACGTGCTCGCCGCCCGCATCCGCGAGGCGCAGGGCGCGCGCTTCCGCGTGGTGCGCTACGGAGCACTGGGCGAGAAGTGACGGGGGAAGCATCGGCGGAGGCCGCATCGGGTCCTCCCTGGGCACGACGCAAGGGGCCCGGGCCAGCCCCCTGAAGAGGGAAGCCCGGGGCCCTTGACGTGGGCCCGGGCGGGGAGCTTGGTGGTAGCGCTGCCCCCGGTCATGGGGTAAGCGTGCGGGCACCCTACCCGGTAGGCGGTTGAATCCAGTCACCCGGACCCGTAAACCCACCTCGTGAGCGACGCCCCCCATCCCTCGCAAGCGTTGAGCGAAGTCCTCGAGGATCTGCGCCGTCACCTCCTCTGGCAGCAGGAGGAGGGTGGCCGGTTCCTCCAGGTGGACGCACGTGTGGCAGCGGAAGCACGCGCCGCGGGTCTCCCCCGGCCAGCGGCCCTGGCGCGCCCCCCGGTGGCCAGCAAGCCCGCCCCCGCGCCCCAGGCGCCTCCCCCGGCGGCCCCTCCGCCGCCCCCTCGCGCAGCGGCCCCCCAGGCCGAGCGCCCTCCGGCTCCGCGGCTCCTCACCCCCGCGCCGCCCGCGCTCATCGAGGTGCCGGCCCAGACGCGTCCGTACGCGGGCGCGCTGCCGGGCGTGGTGGACGGCGAGCGGCCCCTCCTGGACGACATCCGGCGCGAGCTGGGGGACTGCCGCCGGTGCAAGCTGTGCACGGGCCGCAAGAACATCGTCTTCGGCTCGGGCAACCCCCGCGCGGAGCTGGTGTTCGTGGGCGAGGGTCCCGGGGAGACCGAGGATCAGCAGGGCGTGCCGTTCGTGGGCGCCGCGGGCCAGCTGCTCACGAAGATGATCGAGGCGATGGGCTACCGCCGCGACGACATCTACATCTGCAACGTGGTGAAGTGCCGGCCGCCGAACAACCGCAATCCCGAGTCGGACGAGGTGGCGGCGTGCGAGCCGTTCCTGCGCGCGCAGCTCAAGTCCATCCAGCCCAAGGCCATCGTGGCGCTGGGCAAGTTCGCGGCGCAGACGCTGCTGCGTGACACCACGCCCATCACCCGGCTGCGCGGCACCTGGCGCCAATACGAGGGCATCCAGCTGATGCCCACCTTCCACCCGGCCTACCTGCTGCGCCAACCGGCGGAGAAGCGCAAGGCGTGGGAGGATCTCCAACAAGTCATGAAGTTCTTCGGCAAGCCATCCGGGCAGCGCGGCTGAACCCAGGATGGGCTTGTTCCGGGAGGGGACGCACATGAAGGGAGTACTCGAGACGCAGGAGATGCACTCACCGGCGCTGGAGGGCAACCCGCTGGGAGATCCGGCGCGGCGGGCA
This region includes:
- a CDS encoding aldo/keto reductase; amino-acid sequence: MEFRQLGASGFKVPVLSLGTGTFGGSNEFFKGFGSSDVKEATWLVDIALDSGLNMFDSADVYSGGMAEEILGQALKGRRERAIISTKATLRAGPGPNDVGSSRYHLIRAVEGSLRRLGTDYIDLFHLHGFDPITPVEETLNTLDDLVRAGKIRYIGCSNFPGWHLMKSLAVSERHNLARYVAHQAYYSLVGRDYEWELMPLGLDQKVSAVAWSPLGWGRLTGRIRRGQPLPEGTRLQNAQTAAGGPQIPEEHLYRVVDALDEVAAETGKTVPQVAINWLLQRPTVANVIIGARNEEQLRQNLGALGWNLTPKQVAKLDAASATPPAYPFWHHQRFSENNAFLR
- a CDS encoding NUDIX hydrolase, encoding MRLSHALTLSLTALATLAAHAAAPAAPSLPPGYWPEEKVAEILAKTEEVRLAPDLSRLTADEQAAVKELLEAGQILQGLYETSRHHQALASHAKLQALDRKLGSPKRTQELLTLYRLYQGPIASTLTNAREPFLPVDPQVPARNVYPPDATRAEVDAYLAAHPEQRESLLGELTVVRRATTDNLRQDLKVLQAHPVLDTLHPGLRESLQVRAKQPDAKALYAVPYAVAYGPEMVKVYGLLMRAAEHVRASDEELARYLRNRARDMLSNDYESGDAAWVTGRFKKLNVHFGAYETYDDALYGVKAFYGVSVLLLNEDATRELRKRLSGLQGVEDALPYTAKKQVREDIPVGVYEVVADFGQARGTNTATILPNDPLYSRRYGRTILLRENIMRNPELFAADERIWRTATVDAHAKDLTSEGNFQRTLWHEVGHYLGPDRDAKGRTLDVALEDYADAMEEMKSDLVSLFALHAFNKSGSLDAASLRAVQASGIRRTLQNVRPREDQPYQRMQLLQFNWFLDHGLIRADPKTARLTIQYDRYVDTVGSLLEEVLALQHAGDKAATAKFFERWSTWTPELHDVLAARIREAQGARFRVVRYGALGEK
- a CDS encoding uracil-DNA glycosylase, with amino-acid sequence MSDAPHPSQALSEVLEDLRRHLLWQQEEGGRFLQVDARVAAEARAAGLPRPAALARPPVASKPAPAPQAPPPAAPPPPPRAAAPQAERPPAPRLLTPAPPALIEVPAQTRPYAGALPGVVDGERPLLDDIRRELGDCRRCKLCTGRKNIVFGSGNPRAELVFVGEGPGETEDQQGVPFVGAAGQLLTKMIEAMGYRRDDIYICNVVKCRPPNNRNPESDEVAACEPFLRAQLKSIQPKAIVALGKFAAQTLLRDTTPITRLRGTWRQYEGIQLMPTFHPAYLLRQPAEKRKAWEDLQQVMKFFGKPSGQRG